Proteins encoded in a region of the Verrucomicrobiia bacterium genome:
- a CDS encoding glutamine synthetase — protein MSTPKSVLELAKKTGAKMIDIKFVDTFGTWQHFSCPIRELTEEIFSEGLGFDGSSIRGWKSIEASDMLAMPDPDTAFIDPFMVEPT, from the coding sequence ATGAGCACACCTAAGAGCGTACTTGAATTAGCCAAGAAAACCGGCGCCAAGATGATCGACATTAAGTTCGTCGATACTTTTGGCACCTGGCAGCATTTCAGTTGTCCCATCCGCGAACTGACCGAGGAGATTTTCAGCGAGGGTTTGGGCTTTGACGGCTCGAGCATCCGGGGCTGGAAAAGCATCGAGGCCTCCGACATGCTCGCCATGCCCGACCCCGACACCGCCTTTATCGACCCGTTCATGGTCGAGCCCACC